One window of the Thamnophis elegans isolate rThaEle1 chromosome 6, rThaEle1.pri, whole genome shotgun sequence genome contains the following:
- the LOC116510055 gene encoding olfactory receptor 52D1-like produces the protein MGWEPRQRLDSADRIETSKETQAAWRGGHLLHWRRFSMAGAANLSLYAPPTSFLLLGFLGLENAQTWLSMPFCLVYALALLGNATLLWVIWTESSLHQPMHLFLSILALTDMAMPTCILPRMLGIFWANAREVTFAACLVQMFMVHAISAVESGTLTAMAYDRYVAICDPLGYATLLTPKTVVKFGAAIVIRAFVVVLPIPLLLLRLRFCHSRNISHTYCEHMALVKLACGNTTPNNLYGLIVALLVTGGDLTFIFISYGLILRTVFHLPSSEARHKALGTCGAHVGVIFILYTPGLFSFLSHRFGHNIPHSVHIFLANFYLLVPSMLNPMVYGAKTKEIRVRVLMALGLRSRRF, from the coding sequence ATGGGGTGGGAACCAAGGCAACGTTTAGATTCAGCAGATCGTATCGAAACGTCCAAGGAGACCCAGGCAGCCTGGAGAGGCGGGCATCTGCTTCACTGGAGAAGGTTTTCTATGGCAGGAGCTGCCAACCTCAGTCTCTATGCCCCTCCCACCTCCTTCCTCCTGCTGGGTTTCCTAGGGCTGGAGAACGCCCAGACCTGGCTCTCCATGCCCTTCTGCTTGGTCTACGCCCTGGCTCTCCTGGGCAATGCCACCCTACTCTGGGTCATCTGGACGGAATCCAGCCTGCACCAGCCCATGCACCTCTTCCTCTCCATCCTGGCACTCACtgacatggccatgcccacctgtaTCCTGCCAAGGATGCTGGGCATCTTCTGGGCCAACGCCCGAGAGGTCACCTTCGCTGCCTGCCTGGTGCAGATGTTCATGGTGCATGCCATCTCTGCTGTGGAGTCTGGGACGCTCACCGCCATGGCCTATGACCGATACGTGGCCATCTGCGACCCACTCGGCTACGCAACCCTGCTGACCCCGAAGACGGTGGTCAAATTCGGAGCAGCCATCGTTATCCGGGCCTTTGTCGTCGTCTTACCCATCCCTTTGCTTTTGCTGCGGCTGAGATTTTGTCACTCCCGAAATATCTCTCATACTTATTGTGAGCACATGGCTCTAGTGAAACTAGCGTGTGGGAACACCACTCCCAACAACCTCTACGGGCTGATTGTGGCCCTCCTCGTTACCGGTGGAGACCTGACCTTCATCTTCATCTCCTACGGGCTGATCCTACGGACCGTCTTCCACCTGCCTTCCTCGGAGGCTCGGCACAAAGCCCTGGGCACTTGTGGGGCCCATGTGGGAGTCATCTTCATTCTGTACACCCCTgggctcttctccttcctttcccaccGCTTTGGCCATAACATCCCCCACAGCGTCCACATCTTCCTGGCCAACTTCTACTTGCTGGTCCCCTCCATGCTCAACCCCATGGTTTATGGCGCCAAGACCAAGGAGATCCGTGTGCGGGTGCTGATGGCTCTGGGTCTGCGAAGCAGGAGATTTTAG
- the LOC116510056 gene encoding olfactory receptor 51E2-like codes for MISQELSTGPPDATQAVTFTNESLGGPSSPFILSGLPGLEAAHFWLAFPLCAMYVVALVGNSIVVLVIKAEPSLHTPMYLFLGMLAGVDLVLASCTMPRVLSLLWLDAKEIAYGTCLLQMFLIHSLSGMESTILLAMAVDRYVAICRPLQYSTILTNSVVVKVGAVALVRGLVFFLPLPLLLNRLSFCPSRPLHHSYCLHQDMMNLACDKQKLNMNIVYGLIAISLVMGLDFLLILISYLLILKAVLRLSSWEQRLRASGTCLAHLCMVLAFYVPLISLSVIHRYGPDVSPLLQAVTSNIYLLVPPVLNPIVYGARTRDIRKRALKYMRLSRNREPH; via the exons ATGATCTCACAAG AGCTGAGCACGGGGCCTCCGGATGCCACCCAGGCAGTGACCTTCACCAACGAGAGCCTGGGCGGCCCCTCCTCCCCCTTCATCTTGAGTGGCTTGCCCGGCCTGGAAGCtgcccacttctggctggccttcCCCCTGTGTGCCATGTACGTGGTGGCCCTGGTGGGCAACTCCATCGTGGTGCTGGTGATTAAAGCCGAGCCGAGCCTCCACACGCCCATGTACCTCTTCCTGGGGATGCTGGCAGGGGTGGACCTGGTCCTGGCCTCCTGCACGATGCCCAGGGTCCTTTCCCTCCTTTGGCTGGACGCCAAGGAGATCGCCTACGGGACCTGCCTCCTCCAGATGTTCCTCATCCACTCCCTCTCGGGCATGGAGTCCACCATCCTCTTGGCCATGGCCGTGGACCGCTACGTGGCCATCTGCCGCCCGCTCCAGTACTCCACCATCCTCACCAACTCTGTGGTGGTCAAAGTGGGTGCAGTGGCCTTGGTGAGAGGGCTGGTCTTCTTCCTTCCGCTGCCCTTGCTCCTCAACCGCCTGTCCTTCTGCCCCTCCAGGCCCCTCCACCATTCCTACTGCCTCCACCAAGACATGATGAATCTGGCGTGCGACAAGCAGAAGCTGAACATGAACATCGTCTACGGCCTGATCGCCATCAGCCTGGTGATGGGCCTGGACTTCCTGCTCATCCTCATCTCCTACCTGCTGATCCTGAAGGCCGTCCTGCGGCTGAGCTCCTGGGAGCAGCGCCTCCGGGCCTCCGGCACCTGCCTGGCCCACCTCTGCATGGTCCTGGCCTTCTACGTGCCCCTGATCAGCCTCTCCGTCATCCACCGGTACGGGCCAGATGTGTCTCCTCTGCTCCAGGCCGTCACCAGCAACATCTACCTCCTGGTTCCCCCCGTGCTCAACCCCATTGTCTATGGGGCCAGGACCAGAGACATCCGGAAGCGGGCCTTGAAGTACATGAGGCTGAGCAGGAACAGGGAGCCTCACTGA
- the LOC116510054 gene encoding 40S ribosomal protein S11 isoform X2 produces the protein MADTQTERAYQKQPTIFQNKKRVLLGDAGKEKLPRYYKNIGLGFKTPKEAIEGSYIDKKCPFTGNVSIRGRILSGVVTKMKMQRTIVIRRDYLHYIRKYNRFEKRHKNMSVHLSPCFRDVQIGDIVTVGECRPLSKTVRFNVLKVTKAAGTKKQFQKF, from the exons ATGGCGGACACGCAG ACGGAGCGGGCCTACCAGAAGCAGCCCACCATCTTCCAGAACAAGAAGCGGGTGCTGCTGGGCGACGCCGGCAAGGAGAAGCTGCCCCGCTACTACAAGAACATCGGCCTGGGCTTCAAGACCCCCAAGGAG GCCATCGAGGGCTCCTACATCGACAAGAAGTGCCCCTTCACCGGCAACGTCTCCATCCGGGGCCGCATCCTCTCCG gggtGGTCACCAAGATGAAGATGCAGCGCACCATCGTCATCCGCAGAGACTACCTGCACTACATCCGCAAATACAACCGCTTTGAGAAGCGGCACAAGAACATGTCAGTGCACCTGTCTCCCTGCTTCAG GGATGTGCAGATTGGGGATATTGTGACGGTGGGAGAGTGTCGCCCCCTCAGCAAGACTGTCCGGTTCAACGTCCTCAAGGTGACCAAGGCTGCTGGCACCAAGAAACAGttccagaagttttaa
- the LOC116510054 gene encoding putative olfactory receptor 52P1 isoform X1, translating into MFPLNGSHGTASSSFILLGIPGLEAFYHWISIPLSSIYLVTLLGNSTMLYVITTEQRLHKPMYLFLCMLAAIDLVVSNATLPKMLCIVWFRAGEISSAGCLAQMFFIHALTVMESSVLVAMAFDRFVAICNPLRYDSILTTALLTKIGILVVVRGTVFIAPIPILAARLPYCKTNLIPHTYCEHMAVVKMACSSILANVVYGLLVALLVVGADLLFITFSYCMITRAVLALPSRDARYKAFSTCTAHVVVILVSYTPALFTILTHRFGHHVLPHVHILLANFYLLFPPMLNPIVYGVKTKEIRDQVTERAYQKQPTIFQNKKRVLLGDAGKEKLPRYYKNIGLGFKTPKEAIEGSYIDKKCPFTGNVSIRGRILSGVVTKMKMQRTIVIRRDYLHYIRKYNRFEKRHKNMSVHLSPCFRDVQIGDIVTVGECRPLSKTVRFNVLKVTKAAGTKKQFQKF; encoded by the exons ATGTTTCCGCTTAACGGGAGCCATggcaccgcctcctcctccttcatcctgCTGGGGATTCCCGGCCTGGAAGCCTTTTACCACTggatctccatccctctctcctccATCTACCTTGTGACGCTGCTGGGGAACAGCACCATGTTGTACGTGATCACCACGGAGCAGAGACTCCACAAGCCCATGTACCTCTTCCTCTGCATGCTGGCCGCCATAGACCTGGTCGTGTCCAATGCCACCCTGCCCAAGATGCTCTGCATCGTCTGGTTCCGAGCGGGAGAAATCAGTTCCGCGGGCTGCCtggcccagatgttcttcatccACGCCTTGACGGTCATGGAGTCCAGCGTGTTGGTGGCCATGGCCTTTGACCGTTTCGTGGCCATCTGCAACCCCCTCAGATACGATTCCATCCTGACCACCGCCCTGCTGACCAAGATTGGCATCTTAGTGGTCGTGAGAGGCACCGTCTTCATCGCCCCGATCCCCATCTTAGCGGCACGCCTTCCCTACTGCAAGACCAACCTCATCCCTCACACCTATTGTGAGCATATGGCAGTTGTGAAAATGGCTTGCTCAAGCATCCTGGCCAACGTGGTCTACGGGCTTCTGGTGGCACTGCTGGTGGTTGGGGCTGATCTGCTGTTTATCACCTTCTCCTACTGCATGATTACCAGGGCAGTCCTGGCCCTGCCCTCACGAGACGCCCGCTACAAAGCCTTCAGCACCTGTACCGCTCACGTGGTGGTCATCCTGGTGTCCTACACGCCGGCGCTCTTCACCATCCTGACCCACAGATTTGGCCATCATGTGCTACCCCACGTGCACATTCTCCTGGCCAACTTCtacctcctcttccctcccatgCTGAACCCCATTGTCTACGGAGTGAAGACCAAGGAGATCAGAGACCAAGTG ACGGAGCGGGCCTACCAGAAGCAGCCCACCATCTTCCAGAACAAGAAGCGGGTGCTGCTGGGCGACGCCGGCAAGGAGAAGCTGCCCCGCTACTACAAGAACATCGGCCTGGGCTTCAAGACCCCCAAGGAG GCCATCGAGGGCTCCTACATCGACAAGAAGTGCCCCTTCACCGGCAACGTCTCCATCCGGGGCCGCATCCTCTCCG gggtGGTCACCAAGATGAAGATGCAGCGCACCATCGTCATCCGCAGAGACTACCTGCACTACATCCGCAAATACAACCGCTTTGAGAAGCGGCACAAGAACATGTCAGTGCACCTGTCTCCCTGCTTCAG GGATGTGCAGATTGGGGATATTGTGACGGTGGGAGAGTGTCGCCCCCTCAGCAAGACTGTCCGGTTCAACGTCCTCAAGGTGACCAAGGCTGCTGGCACCAAGAAACAGttccagaagttttaa